One window of Serinus canaria isolate serCan28SL12 chromosome 3, serCan2020, whole genome shotgun sequence genomic DNA carries:
- the LOC103821037 gene encoding taste receptor type 2 member 9-like: MEACHPSQQFNVNSYGATTVAIITLEVFAGMWINAFLVCVLCIAWVKKKTLKSSEKILLLLGCSRFWYLCFTWISHFLSKIYPKYLYLNHILQLLATIQTFFNYSSLWVSACLCGFYCIKIANFSNRSFIYLKVKIDRMVPWLLLGSEILALAISIVIYDLTETVQNSNHTFTCQENFWEARITMDKHFFSSIFLAGLGYAASFMVVIFAAVSLLFSLWRHKRTMQKNSMKDLSMDAHIRAMKSVLSFLVMYSINFLCLILTIIYATKKENIMTLVISIYLCAFPGVHSLILILSNPKLEKALLKILSCVKCEFFMK; encoded by the coding sequence ATGGAAGCTTGTCACCCTTCACAGCAATTCAATGTCAATTCATATGGAGCCACAACTGTGGCCATCATCACCCTGGAGGTGTTTGCAGGCATGTGGATAAATGCCTTCCTTGTTTGTGTGCTTTGCATTGCCtgggtgaaaaagaaaaccctgaagTCCAGTGAGAAGATCTTGCTGTTGCTGGGATGCTCCAGGTTTTGGTATTTGTGCTTCACATGGATATcccacttcctttcaaaaattTATCCCAAATACCTTTATCTTAACCATATACTTCAACTACTTGCAACTATTCAAaccttttttaattattccagCTTGTGGGTCTCGGCCTGTCTTTGTGGCTTCTACTGCATAAAAATTGCCAATTTCAGCAACAGGTCCTTCATCTACCTGAAAGTAAAAATTGACAGGATGGTGCCCTGGCTCTTGTTGGGGTCAGAGATTTTAGCCTTGGCTATCAGCATTGTTATCTATGACCTCACAGAAACTGTGCAGAACAGCAACCACACTTTCACCTGCCAAGAAAATTTTTGGGAAGCAAGAATCACAATGGATAAACACTTTTTCTCATCTATTTTTCTTGCTGGCTTAGGTTATGCTGCTTCATTCATGGTAGTcatctttgctgctgtttcccttctcttttctctctggagaCACAAGCGCACAATGCAGAAAAACTCCATGAAGGATCTCAGCATGGATGCCCACATCAGAGCCATGAAATCTGTCCTCTCCTTCTTAGTGATGTACAGCATCAACTTTCTATGTTTGATCTTGACAATAATTTATGCTAcgaagaaagaaaatatcatgACACTTGTTATATCCATATATCTGTGTGCTTTTCCAGGTGTTCATTCCCTCATTCTGATTTTGAGCAACCCCAAGCTGGAAAAGGCACTGCTGAAGATTCTCTCCTGtgtgaaatgtgaatttttcatgAAGTAA